The following are from one region of the Pocillopora verrucosa isolate sample1 chromosome 3, ASM3666991v2, whole genome shotgun sequence genome:
- the LOC136279896 gene encoding uncharacterized protein — protein MKTHLTFRTRTVLLCLLNFLLAGYAHSYSQNTGIDKSRQPSEQSVWEIPSVSHLLKGLDVFEQLTSNGKSFDHKNAKKPISIPWRPPNAFIKLFSTRKKFIHEWLHKLLNSRIQTRQDMKQLTTLNSKERPEKVGSFQISDGRVNGKGEYAISPDQNDFELKLNLKINGKHRYQQQYKQEQQHNPKPNLRKQRPPQPNQPRPTTTNCIHSPFEQEALSIHNRYRTMHRAPALTLSCDMSKNAADYARTLADMDTLVQSGYTERPNQGENLSLGCHGSGEQTAEEAIKTWFDEVCHYTFGKEGPQSGTNHFTQLVWKDSRELGIGKASKKQPNGETCTFIVARYKPLGNFESGDDAYVKNVEKGTFDETYCRNIPKAGLEGGYGFKRFQSPSLMENYGG, from the exons ATGAAGACACATTTGACATTCCGGACTAGAACAGTGTTGCTTTGTCTTTTGAACTTTTTGCTGGCGG GATATGCACATTCCTATAGCCAGAATACTGGAATTGATAAATCTCGCCAACCGAGTGAACAGAGTGTATGGGAGATCCCTTCAGTGTCTCATCTTCTAAAAGGCTTGGATGTCTTCGAGCAATTGACTTCAAATGGAAAATCTTTTGACCACAAAAACGCCAAAAAACCTATTAGTATACCTTGGAGACCCCCTAATGCTTTCATAAAGCTTTTCTCTACtcggaaaaaatttattcacgaGTGGCTCCATAAACTTCTGAATTCAAGAATTCAAACCAGGCAAGACATGAAACAGTTAACAACACTTAACTCTAAAGAACGTCCTGAGAAAGTAggaagttttcaaatttctgacGGAAGGGTAAATGGAAAAGGCGAATATGCCATTTCACCTGACCAAAATGACTTTGAACTAAAACTGAATCTTAAAATAAACGGAAAACATCGATATCAGCAGCAGTATAAGCAAGAACAGCAACACAACCCAAAACCGAATCTACGAAAACAGCGACCACCACAGCCAAACCAACCAAGGCCGACTACAACAAATTGCATTC ATTCCCCGTTTGAACAAGAAGCGTTGAGTATACACAACAGATACCGAACAATGCACCGTGCGCCTGCGCTTACACTGAGTTGTGACATGAGTAAAAATGCAGCAGATTACGCCCGCACACTGGCAGATATGGACACTCTGGTGCAGTCTGGATATACTGAAAGACCTAATCAAGGCGAAAATCTTTCTCTTGGTTGCCATGGCAGCGGAGAGCAGACTGCTGAGGAAGCAATAAAAACATG GTTTGACGAAGTGTGCCATTACACATTTGGCAAAGAAGGTCCACAGTCGGGTACCAATCATTTCACGCAGTTGGTCTGGAAAGACAGCAGGGAGCTGGGAATAGGAAAAGCATCAAAAAAGCAACCTAATGGAGAAACATGCACGTTTATTGTCGCACGCTATAAGCCTTTAGGAAACTTTGAGAGTGGTGATGATGCCTACGTAAAAAATGTCGAGAAAGGAACTTTTGATGAAACTTACTGCCGAAATATCCCGAAAGCTGGTTTAGAAGGAGGATATGGTTTCAAGAGATTTCAAAGTCCAAGTTTAATGGAGAATTATGGTGGATGA
- the LOC131798007 gene encoding uncharacterized protein produces the protein MKAWSLNVCVLPFLLVQVYAYDASKNEKRENLGFRPVHFAAVGLPLGDTPTGNGGAPKTGAFKIEDGNVVGAGTYEFEPDGVDVDLSLKISNKAPGASGGPGAGGGPGAGGGGPTTSPGAGGGPGAGGGEPTTSPGAGGGPGTGGGGPTASPGAGGGPGSPKPALCPVPCSQTKPTKPTKPSKPTQVPPTSGSTAPGGVTPGSSTPGGTTLGGAAPTGGEGGVVPTKGSTGPTAGGGAATTPPGGGGGGLEEEQALSKHNEYRRRHGVPEMKLNAEMSQQAAAYAQKIAQMGALNHASRAERNNDGENLSMGCDSNGQTTAEATTNWYNEVCKYGYAFGQPSGTGGTGHFTQVIWKESVELGIGKADIDKNGMKCSYIVGRYRPAGNMVGDYAENVPKGSFDKAKDCTAEKRSILHYLAPRSKIHQKKRARKSHKHEHGYFFDSNITAEVREFKLPGIPHGSMGGILWTISLLAVFTFANGQNYGAYGGYQYTPLYPPYYKMAPVYSWYQRDSKPTPAVEMEPKSQDITPFEVQGLLYHNLHRKVHETPDLRLDHELSLQAARYAQQIAQRLSVKHSPISSRPGQAENIFLRCKAFSTGVSAFEAVREWYSTVCHWDFDKPIPVNEKGKPFGKIVWRTNQQLGIGRANFPVDKFNCTAVVARYRPYLNQQNYIENVPKGKFVPTGCRYINAVDNDQFIVNPEPGDGCQKISGFKGQMLHESSSCTIKKLFAIFGASVRRGKQGFSVVL, from the exons ATGAAAGCTTGGAGTCTCAACGTCTGTGTGCTTCCCTTCCTCTTAG ttCAGGTTTACGCTTACGACGCCTCAAAAAACGAGAAAAGAGAGAACCTTGGTTTTCGACCCGTGCACTTCGCTGCAGTTGGTCTGCCTCTAGGGGACACTCCAACCGGCAATGGAGGAGCGCCAAAAACAGGAGCTTTTAAAATCGAAGATGGAAACGTTGTCG GCGCTGGTACGTATGAGTTTGAACCGGATGGTGTCGATGTCGATCTCAGTCTGAAAATATCGAACAAAGCGCCTGGAGCATCTGGAGGACCTGGAGCAGGCGGTGGACCAGGTGCAGGCGGCGGAGGACCTACTACAAGTCCTGGAGCAGGCGGTGGACCAGGTGCAGGCGGCGGAGAACCCACCACAAGTCCTGGGGCAGGCGGTGGACCAGGTACAGGCGGCGGTGGACCCACAGCAAGTCCTGGCGCCGGTGGAGGACCAGGAAGCCCGAAGCCAGCGCTTTGTCCTGTACCTTGCTCACAAACTAAACCAACTAAACCAACTAAACCAAGTAAACCAACTCAGGTACCTCCTACCAGTGGAAGTACAGCCCCTGGTGGCGTTACACCGGGTAGCAGCACACCGGGTGGCACCACGCTCGGTGGTGCTGCACCGACTGGAGGAGAAGGAGGAGTAGTACCCACAAAAGGAAGCACTGGACCTACAGCTGGAGGAGGAGCTGCCACAACACCACcaggtggtggtggtggag GATTAGAAGAAGAACAAGCATTGAGCAAACATAACGAATATCGAAGAAGGCACGGTGTTCCAGAAATGAAGCTTAATGCTGAGATGAGCCAGCAAGCAGCAGCATATGCCCAAAAAATTGCGCAGATGGGTGCACTGAACCACGCCTCACGAGCAGAACGAAACAATGACGGGGAAAATCTGTCCATGGGTTGCGATAGTAATGGTCAAACAACAGCTGAAGCTACTAcgaattg GTACAACGAAGTCTGTAAGTATGGTTACGCATTTGGCCAACCAAGTGGTACGGGAGGAACGGGCCACTTTACCCAAGTTATTTGGAAGGAAAGCGTCGAGCTCGGAATTGGAAAAGCAGACATAGATAAGAATGGAATGAAATGTTCTTACATTGTAGGTCGCTACAGACCCGCTGGAAACATGGTGGGAGATTACGCTGAAAACGTACCTAAAGGCTCCTTTGATAAGGCCAAGGACTGTACAGCTGAGAAAAGGTCGATTCTGCATTACTTGGCGCCACGCTCAAAGATACACCAAAAGAAGCGGGCAAGAAAATCCCACAAACACGAACAC GGATATTTCTTTGATAGCAACATAACTGCAG AAGTTCGGGAATTTAAACTTCCGGGTATTCCTCACGGTAGCATGGGAGGAATATTATGGACCATTTCATTGCTTGCTGTCTTCACTTTCGCCAACGGACAAAACTATGGAGCCTATGGAG gATATCAGTATACACCACTATATCCACCTTATTACAAAATGGCGCCCGTCTACAGCTGGTACCAACGGGATTCAAAACCAACACCTGCTGTGGAAATGGAACCGAAATCTCAAG ATATTACTCCGTTCGAAGTGCAAGGACTGTTGTATCACAATCTTCATCGCAAAGTGCATGAAACTCCAGATCTTCGACTTGACCACGAGTTAAGCCTTCAGGCTGCAAGATATGCCCAGCAAATTGCCCAAAGGTTAAGCGTAAAACATTCTCCAATTTCAAGCCGACCGGGGCAGGCAGAAAACATCTTCTTACGCTGCAAAGCATTCAGTACAGGAGTGTCTGCTTTTGAAGCAGTCCGAGAATG GTATTCTACTGTTTGCCACTGGGATTTTGATAAACCAATCCCTGTAAACGAGAAAGGAAAGCCATTCGGCAAGATCGTATGGCGAACAAATCAGCAACTTGGAATTGGACGGGCAAATTTTCCTGTCGACAAATTCAACTGTACTGCTGTAGTGGCGCGATACAGACCTTATCTCAATCAGCAAAATTACATTGAAAATGTTCCAAAGGGGAAATTTGTTCCAACTGGCTGTCGCTATATAAATGCGGTGGACAATGACCAATTTATTGTGAATCCTGAACCTGGAGATGGTTGCCAAAAGATTTCTGGATTCAAAGGACAAATGCTACATGAAAGCTCCTCCTGCACAATAAAAAAGTTATTCGCAATTTTTGGAGCTTCAGTGAGAAGAGGGAAACAAGGATTTAGTGTTGTTTTATAA
- the LOC131798046 gene encoding uncharacterized protein: protein MSCLWSIATIILLQCVIKVFSEPNKGHQNNNALHGDRHTGHQMNLRHRTHERHIALKHTAAAGAQRETVPSPVQDFVLVSGSPLFHERSPASDSKANAPTDSVQEAKDQKVPQMTRGNKTAANQTLAKAQGQETLASKQEPNEQQKQESGGLTGTAERNGNSTQESTESSKPSPEFVQELAKKIKESLNIGKDEGKKENGTQSNTPAISLTLKTPGKTNASSGVVIGLENKPAANAEQGKPVGENASVQVVNISPSSQSTDLSSPGNDGNKGSKTTTTTAADVKPEAQDKKPSNGNFPFNVPGVRNAGNGTVGNKGVDSNNQIAEKDKKLGLNEGLGPNCHWKTIKGANGALVTSVACSGEFHRPEVSKGGSDEAAKKPQPGDASKVGPKESSTQQPTAVNASVSETGKSNKEIQTQSDEEFEMEAVGTTNAFRKIHRALPIKLDPKLNLEAKKYAEKIAGMGSLQHDYDAVRQSDEGENLAMGCKEYGVPLTAKEAITNWYNEVCSYDFDRGEFSMSSGHFTQVVWADSHEFGIGKAAGYQNGMPCVFVVGRFKPSGNYKGEYRRNVFKGTFDPSYCDKLRDKKLL, encoded by the exons ATGAGCTGTTTGTGGTCCATAGCAACTATTATACTTTTGCAATGCG tAATAAAAGTGTTCAGCGAACCTAACAAAGGACACCAGAATAACAACGCTTTGCATGGTGACAGACACACAGGACATCAAATGAATCTCCGCCACAGGACTCATGAAAGACACATTGCATTGAAACATACAGCAGCAGCTGGTGCGCAGAGAGAAACTGTCCCAAGTCCTGTCCAAGACTTTGTTCTCGTCAGTGGTAGTCCTCTGTTTCACGAGCGATCGCCCGCTAGTGATAGCAAAGCTAATGCCCCAACGGATTCTGTACAAGAAGCAAAAGATCAGAAAGTACCGCAGATGACTCGAGGGAACAAAACGGCTGCAAACCAGACACTCGCCAAGGCACAGGGACAAGAAACTCTAGCTAGCAAGCAAGAACCCAACGAGCAGCAAAAGCAAGAATCAGGCGGTCTAACTGGAACTGCCGAAAGAAATGGAAATAGCACTCAAGAATCAACAGAATCGTCTAAGCCTTCCCCAGAATTTGTCCAAGAATTGgcaaaaaagattaaagaaagtCTGAACATAGGGAAGGATgaaggaaagaaggaaaatggGACACAATCCAATACCCCAGCAATATCCCTTACATTAAAAACGCCTGGTAAAACTAATGCGTCAAGCGGAGtagtgattggtttagaaaacaaACCAGCAGCTAATGCCGAGCAAGGAAAACCCGTTGGTGAGAATGCTTCCGTACAAGTTGTCAACATTTCGCCCAGTAGCCAGAGCACTGACCTTTCAAGTCCTGGTAATGACGGGAACAAAGGAAGCAAAACAACCACAACTACTGCTGCGGACGTGAAGCCTGAAGCACAAGATAAGAAACCAAGCAAtggaaattttcctttcaacgTGCCTGGAGTTCGAAATGCCGGAAATGGGACAGTTGGCAACAAAGGAGTGGATTCCAACAATCAAATAGCAGAGAAAGACAAGAAACTTGGGCTCAATGAAGGCCTTGGGCCCAACTGTCACTGGAAGACTATAAAGGGTGCCAATGGTGCTTTAGTCACATCAGTTGCATGTTCAGGGGAATTTCACAGACCTGAGGTTAGCAAAGGTGGCTCGGACGAGGCAGCTAAGAAGCCACAACCTGGCGATGCTTCTAAAGTTGGTCCCAAGGAAAGTTCCACTCAACAGCCTACAGCTGTCAATGCCTCCGTTTCTGAGACTGGCAAAAGCAACAAGGAGATACAAACGCAAA GTGATGAGGAGTTTGAAATGGAAGCAGTTGGCACGACCAACGCGTTCCGTAAAATACACCGCGCCCTTCCGATTAAGCTCGACCCGAAGCTTAATCTGGAAGCAAAGAAGTATGCCGAAAAGATTGCCGGAATGGGCTCGCTTCAGCATGACTACGATGCCGTAAGACAAAGTGACGAAGGAGAGAATCTTGCAATGGGCTGTAAGGAGTATGGAGTCCCTCTAACCGCCAAGGAGGCCATAACAAACTG GTATAATGAGGTGTGCTCTTACGACTTTGACCGAGGAGAGTTCAGTATGTCTTCAGGTCATTTCACGCAGGTTGTCTGGGCTGATAGTCATGAATTCGGGATTGGAAAGGCAGCTGGGTACCAGAACGGAATGCCGTGCGTTTTCGTTGTGGGACGCTTCAAGCCCTCTGGAAATTACAAGGGAGAGTACAGGAGGAACGTCTTCAAAGGAACATTTGATCCAAGTTATTGCGATAAATTACGAGATAAAAAGCTTCTATAA
- the LOC131798013 gene encoding galanin receptor 2b-like — protein sequence MNNSNSSNAKGGDSVELFSNTSRIITTTVYAVTIICGLVGNSLGLYLALRRKAGNRATNLFMANMAAADLLVTLFAMPYSVLFINVRQQWIGGVIGQVTCKFVHFAYQISIPASIFTVLLVSFDRYLAICYPMKTNLFRNGKVMTTVIWISSAAYAIPFMMANDILKYNDTNYCLRIFTPFDNQKSIQIYYLVTFILLYCVPLTILLVLYSLITHRLWQRKIPGNVSEARIRSAQGEKRRIVKALILIVMVFAVCWFPAHAMHYLVYYRKDIYRSIPREVEMFFFWLCHANSIINPCLYVLISPSYRKFLQGSFGRFCSCCSHANFNSLTRRSTGMLTLSRSFDATSNTVFGFSFKIKDTVETQL from the exons ATGAACAACTCGAATTCAAGCAACGCAAAAG GTGGTGACTCAGTGGAGTTGTTTAGCAACACAAGCAGAATTATTACTACAACAGTTTATGCGGTAACGATCATATGTGGACTGGTCGGAAATAGTCTTGGCCTTTACTTAGCGCTAAGAAGGAAGGCTGGAAATCGTGCAACGAATCTGTTTATGGCAAATATGGCGGCAGCAGACCTACTTGTTACTCTGTTTGCTATGCCTTATTCGGTCCTTTTCATAAATGTGCGCCAGCAATGGATCGGAGGAGTCATTGGCCAGGTTACATGCAAGTTTGTCCATTTTGCTTATCAAATTTCAATACCCGCTTCCATTTTCACTGTTTTATTGGTCTCTTTTGATCGTTATCTTGCTATCTGTTACCCTATGAAGACAAACTTGTTTCGAAATGGCAAGGTCATGACAACAGTTATATGGATATCTTCTGCAGCATATGCGATTCCATTTATGATGGCAAATGACATACTCAAATACAACGATACTAACTATTGCCTTCGCATCTTCACCCCATTTGACAATCAGAAGTCGATACAGATCTACTATTTGGTTACTTTCATTTTACTTTACTGTGTGCCTCTGACAATCCTATTGGTCTTGTACAGTCTCATCACACACAGACTCTGGCAGCGAAAAATTCCAGGTAATGTCAGTGAGGCCAGAATAAGATCAGCTCAGGGGGAAAAGAGAAGGATTGTAAAGGCTTTGATTCTAATTGTGATGGTTTTTGCAGTCTGCTGGTTTCCAGCTCATGCTATGCACTACTTGGTTTATTATCGCAAGGATATCTATCGCAGTATACCACGGGAAGTTGAAATGTTCTTCTTTTGGCTCTGCCATGCTAACAGTATTATTAATCCATGTTTGTATGTGCTGATAAGCCCCAGCTACCGCAAATTTTTACAGGGAAGTTTCGGACGTTTTTGTTCTTGCTGTAGCCATGCTAATTTCAACTCTTTAACAAGGCGTAGCACTGGGATGCTTACTCTCAGTCGATCGTTCGATGCTACCAGCAATACCGTCTTTGgattttccttcaaaattaaAGACACAGTGGAGACTCAACTGTAA